In Microbulbifer elongatus, the DNA window CAACTTTAAAGTGACCCATCCCGCCGACCTGATCCTGGCGGAAGCCCTGATCAACTACAGGGCCTCGGAATCTAACTCTGGAAGCAAACTATGAGCCTCAGAATTGGCCAGGGCATCGACGTACACGCCTTCGGCCCCGGTGATCACATCGTCCTTGGCGGCGTCACCATTCCCCATGAGCAGGGTCTTGTCGCGCACTCCGATGGCGACGTCCTGCTGCACGCCCTCGCCGACGCTTTGCTCGGTGCGCTGGCCCTCGGCGATATCGGTCAACATTTTCCGGATACCGATGATGCCTACGCCGGTGCCGACAGCCGCGTGCTGCTGCGACATGTCATAAGCCTGATAGAGCAACAGGGCTATCGACTCGTGAATGCCGATGCCACCCTGATCGCACAGGCTCCTAAAATGGCACCGCACATCGACGCCATGCGCGCAAATATTGCCGAAGACTGTCAGGTAAGCGCCGACGCCGTCAGCGTCAAAGCCACCACCAGCGAGAAACTGGGGTTCACCGGCAGAAAAGAAGGTATCGCTGCACAAGCGGTTGTACTGCTGGAAACCGTCTCGTGACCGAATTACCTCAAACCTGGAACCTGAACTGGCCCCGGGCCCTTGGTGGCACCGCGATTCAGGCCGATTTTCGCAGTGCACCCGAAGACTTCGTCGTAGACGAACTGGCTGCGCCAGAAGCCGGTGAGGGGGAACACGTCTACCTGCACATCCGCAAGCGGGGCGCGAATACCGGTTATGTGGCCCAGCAGTTGGCCCAGTTGGCGGGTGTACAGAGTAATGATGTGGGCTTTTTCGGCCTTAAAGATCGTCACGCTGTGACCACCCAGTGGTTCAGCGTCTGGCTGGCACAAAAGCCGGAGCCAGACTGGCAGCGATTGAATAACGACGAGTTTCAGGTCCTGCAGCATTTCCGCGGCGCCCGCAAACTGCGCCGCGGCGAGCACCTGGCGAACCGTTTCCAGATTCGTCTGCGCAATGTCACCGGAGATAGTACCGCCGCGGAGCAGGTGTTAGAGCAGATTCCCAATGGTGTACCCAACTATTTTGGCGAGCAGCGCTTTGGCCACAATGGCGGTAATCTGGACCTGGTAGAAAAAGCGATTGCCGATCAGCAGGCCGGTCAGCGCCGGCGAATGCCGCGCAATCAGAAGGCCTTTGCACTGTCTGCGGCGCGCAGCTGGCTGTTCAATCAGGTTCTGGCTGAGAGAATCGGGCAGGGCAACTGGCAGTCATCCATAGAGGGTGAGCCGGACGCTGAACCCAGTGGCCCGCTGTGGGGGCGGGGACGAAATGCAGCCGCCGGTGAGCAGTTGGCACTGGAAGAGGGCGCCATGTTTCCCTGGAAGCCGTGGCAGGATTGGTTGGAACACGGCGGACTAAGCCAGGAACGGCGCTCGCTGGTGCTCGTGCCTCAGGGATTCACGTGGGAATGGCAGCAGCAGGAGGGGCGCAAGGATCTGGTTCTCTCCTTCGTGCTACCGCCTGGCACCTTTGCCACCGCTCTTCTGCGGGAACTGGCGGATCTGGCCAATCAAGTAGCCGTGGCCATAAAATAAAACACAGTTTAACGACAACAAAAGTGACCGGGTCTGGCTTGCCACTCACCAGTCAATCGCCGGAAAAAGCAGTTTTTGGGGACCGGCGATCCGCTTGTAGGGAGACTTACCGTCCTTATGGATCGATTTAGACACGAAGGCCTGGGCATGACATCCCAGCGTACCCGCAATCGCCTGATTCAGCGTCTGCGGGAAGAGGGGATCAGTAGCGAAGAAGTGCTGGATGTGATGGCATCCACACCCCGTCATCTGTTTCTGGACGAGGCCCTGGCCATACGCGCCTACGAAGATACCGCTCTACCAATCGGGTACGGGCAGACCATCTCCCAGCCCTATATCGTCGCTCGTATGACCGAGTTGCTGATGAGCCGTGCGCCGTCAAGGGCGCGGGTATTGGAAGTGGGGGCCGGTTCGGGGTACCAGACCGCCATTCTCGCGCGCCTGGTGGACAAGCTCTATTCCGTGGAACGGGTTGAGCCTCTCCTGGTTAAAGCCCGCCAGCGCATGCGCGAGCTGGGAATCTTTAACGTCGAGATGCGCCTGAGTAGTGGTGGATTCGGCTGGCCGGAGCAGGGCCCGTTTGACGCCATTCTGTGCGCTGCAGCTCCGGCAACAGTTCCCGATGAGCTGCGCGAGCAACTCGCTCCCGGTGGTGTACTGGTGATGCCCGTCGGTAGTGAAAGCCAATACCTCACAATTGTTACCCGTCGGGAAGAGGGTGACCGGTACGACGTCGAAAAGGCCGAGCCTGTGCGCTTTGTTCCGTTATTGAGTGGAGTGGTGCGTTGATGCGTGAAGATGCGCAAGATATGAAACCGGGCAGCGAGACTCATCATCGCGGCTCAATTTGGCAAAGCCGCTATTGGGGTATTGGTGCGCGAGGCCTTGCGATGGGTGCTGCGGATGTTGTGCCCGGGGTTTCTGGAGGCACGATTGCCTTTATTACGGGCATCTATCAGGAGTTACTCGACAGCCTGAGCAAAATCGGTCCCCAATCGGTAGCCACACTATATAAGGAAGGAATCGCCGCGACCTGGCGGCAAATGAATGGCAGCTTCCTGCTCGCGCTGTTCGCCGGCATTCTCGTCAGTATCTTTAGCCTCGCCAAGCTGATCAGTTTTCTGCTGGAAAATCATCCAATCCTGGTGTGGGGATTCTTCTTTGGGCTGATTCTTGCTTCCACGGTGCCCATCGCCCGCCGGGTAGCGAATTGGCGCTGGCCCAGCTGGATGGCTTTGATTGCCGGGGTCGCGCTGGCAATACTGGTCAGTGAAATGCGCCCGACCGAGATCGCGGCTACCCCGTACACGCTCTTCTTTTCTGGTGCACTTGCTATAAGCGCCATGATTCTCCCCGGTATCTCTGGTTCCTTTATTTTGCTGATGATCGGCATCTATCCCCAGGTGATTGCTGCGGTACATCAGCTTCAGATCAGTGCGTTGATCTGGTTTGCAGCGGGCGCCGGTTGCGGACTTTTACTGTTCAGCCGCCTGCTGTCCTGGTTAATGCGCCGTTTCCCTTCGGTAACCCTGTCGTTTCTAGTGGGTGTGTTGTTGGGCAGCCTGAAAATTGTGTGGCCCTGGAAGCTGGCGGATAGTGCCACGGGCGCCCTGATTAACGCGAAACTCGCGCCTGCGCTTGCCAATGTTTCTCCCTGGGAGTTTGCCGAGGTCAGCGGGCAGCCTTCTTATTTTATGGGCAGTGCCCTGGCCGCGATGGCCGCGGTGGTGCTTGTACTATCGATTGAGTGGCTTAATAGCCGCTTTGTAGGAAAAGACTTACAGAGGTAGTTGGCGATGTCGTACCTCGTAGTTCGGCCGTATATTACAGGGAATTGCAGCTGGACTTCGGGGTCAAAACCCTGAGAAATGGGCAGAGAGCGCCAATTGTTCGGTGATCGGGAAAAAGGCAGATTTAATGCCCGTCAACAGGCGATGAAATAGTGGTTTTCTTTAGACACTTTTTCCATAAATGCCCACCTTTGATGTAAAAAGAGAATAATGAAACGGCGCAATATTCGACATTTCAAAGACCGGTTTTTCGCCTTTGGTAGAGGAATTTTGTGCCTTTGTCCGTTTTTTCGGGGTTCTCGCCTACTCGTGCTTTGCGCGTCGATATTGATGGTATCCTGTACCAGTAACCTGGCTCCCACCACATCGCTCAATCAGCCTCCCAGCCAGAAAATCCAGCACCACACGGTGAGCAAGGGGGAGACTCTTTACTCCATTGCGTGGCGATATGGCAGGGATTTTAAGGAATTAGCGGCGATAAACCGTATTGCCGCACCCTACCGGATCTTCCCCGGGCAACGACTTGCGCTCACGGGGCGTGTGCCAGCACCGGTACGTACACAGCCGGTGAAGCAAGCACGAACACCGAAAAAGGTGACCCGTAAGACCGTGGTTAGCCCGAAAAAAATTCCCGCCAAAGTCGTGAAGAAATCGTCAATTTCGGACAGAAACAATTTTGACATAAAGTGGCATTGGCCGGTGCGGGGACGCATCCTGGCGCGCTACCAGGCCAACAACCCCTTGCGCAAGGGTGTTGATATCGCCGGGAAAAAGGGGGAATCTGTTCAGGCAGCAGCGGACGGCACAGTGATTTACGCCGGAAGCGCACTGAGAGGTTACGGCAAACTTTTGATCATCAAGCACAGCGAGGAATTCCTCAGTGCTTATGCCCACAACGACAAGCTGCTTGTTGGCGAGGGGGCGAAGATCAGAGCGGGGCAACGGATAGCGGAACTGGGTTCGAGTGGTACCGACCGCGATATGCTCCACTTCGAGATTCGCAAGAATGGTCAGCCGGTTGATCCGCTGGTTTATCTACCATGATCGTCCGGACTTGCGTATCCCCTCAGTAGGCGGAGTCAGCTCCCTGTCTTTACGCTGTTGTGTAATAAAAATGGACTTTTATTTATAACCACTTGAGGTAGTCACCGGGATCGGCAGTAACTGCCCTGCAGTGACCTCACTCACCGAGAAGTTGCCAACGAGGGTAGCGACGGTGAGGTGCCGGGAACGGAGGCTGTCGCATCGGACAGCGACCGATTCAGCGATCGCGCGTTGTCATGCGGCTGATACAGGCAAAGTACAAGGAGTTGGGGAAATGGAAGCACAACGTCACGATCACCTGGACATTGGTGCAAGAGCGGAACTATCACCTGAAGCAATGGATCAGGAAGAATCCATTAAGGAAAGTAAAACAAGCCGCAGCCGGAGCAAAACGGCTAAAAAAAGCTCCGAAACAATCTCACCTAAAAAAACAACAACGACAACAGCAAAAAGCGCCTCGCAAAAAACACCCTCCCGAAAGCTCGAAGATTCTCACGGACAGAAGAATCTGGATGCTACCCAGCTATATCTCAATGAAATCGGTTTTTCTCCCCTGCTGACTGCAGAAGAAGAGGTCTACTACGCACGCAAAGCGCTGCGCGGTGACGCGGCTGCGCGCAAGCGCATGATCGAGAGTAACCTGCGATTGGTTGTGAAGATCGCCCGCCGTTATGTCAGCCGTGGCCTGGCACTGCTGGACCTGATTGAAGAGGGCAACCTTGGCTTGATTCGCGCCGTAGAAAAGTTTGACCCCGAGCGCGGATTCCGGTTTTCCACCTACGCGACCTGGTGGATTCGTCAGACCATCGAGCGCGCCATCATGAATCAAACGCGGACCATCCGACTGCCCATTCATGTGGTAAAAGAGCTCAATGTGTACCTGCGCGCATCCCGTGAGTTGGCGCAGAAACTGGATCACGAGCCGACAGCTGAAGAGATCGCCAATCTGCTTGAAAAGCCGGTCGAGGATGTAGAGCGGATGCTCGGCCTGAATGAGCGTGTCACTTCGGTGGATACTCCCATAGGCCCTTCGTCGGAAAAGACCCTGGTGGATACCATCCCGGACCAGCAGGAGTCAGATCCCGCGGAGCTGCTGCAGGACACCGACCTGTTCGACAGCATCAATCGTTGGCTGGGTGAGCTGCCGGACAAACAGTGTGAAGTCGTTTCCCGCCGCTTCGGTCTGCGTGGCTATGAGGCCAGTACCCTTGAGGAAGTGGGGCGTGAAATTGGCCTGACCCGCGAACGTGTCCGTCAGATTCAGGTGGATGCCCTGAAACGCCTGCGCGAAGTGATGGAAAGTCAGGGACTGGATGGCATGTCACTGTTTGCCAATCTGTAATGGCCTGACAAGACGCCTGGACAGCCTCCTGAAAAACCCGCAAACATCCGTTTGCGGGTTTTTTTATTGGGAGGGCTGTGGTGTGGGTAGCGCCTATTTTTGCTTCCAGCGCCCCAGGTTGTCCTGGTAGTACTCGCCTTTGGACAAGCGCGCTTCCAGCTTCTCTGCGGCGCGGGCGGCAACCTGATTGATATCGATATTGTTGCGCTTGGCGATCGCCGCGTATTCCCGCTTGCGCTTATTGTTGACTTCCGCCACGAGCTTTTCTACTTCAGGGGTGCCATCCTGTACGACGGCAATATAACCACTGTTTGCCTCACCCACCAATCCTTTGGATTGTGCCTCTTTCAGTGAGAGTGCACTGGCGGGCAGGGCGATAAGCAGGGTAAGGCCAAGCAGGCCGCTCAACAGTTTTTTCATGGACGGGTATCCGGACATTGTCTCGACTCCTTCTCTCATTCGATGCGGGGGTTTCTTCAGCCGGGGCTTTAGAAAATCCCTTCCTTATCCTCAAACAGGTCATCAAGCTCTTTGTCCACTCGTACGCGGATTTCATGCTCGATCTTTACATTCAGATTGACAGTGATCGGTTCGCTGGGCGCCTGAACCGCCACTGTAGGGGTGCACGCGGCGGTAACCATACCCCCGAACAATAGCACCCCGCATACGGCGAGCCGTTTGAATATTCCTGATTGCTTCACTGATGAACTCCTGTGTCTCTCAGGTTGTTGGTCGCCAGGCCTCTGTGTCGCGATCCGGCCCGAACCGAGTCACCTGGGAGCAGTTGATGATCACTATAGATAGTGTCTGATTAACCGTACCTGAACAGTGTCCCCGCTGGGCAAAGCCGGCGGGGGATGCCTCGGCAGGTCCGACTCTGGTGCTATTGTATCTCCCGCTCAAGTACATCCGTGAGGTCACGGCTCGCCTGGAGCGATCGGAGCATTGAGGGGATGTTGTTCTCCAGGTTCAGATTGATAATCAGATCCCGATTGGCGTCGATGGCCTTGCTGCGCCCGGTAAGCTTCAGGTTCAATGTCAGGCCACCGCTCAGTGGGTAGTCAATGGTGCCATGAATGTCGCGATAATTGTAATCTTCCAGCGCGCCGGCAAGAAGCTTGAGTTGTGGGTTGCTGCCCAGCATGGACGGGGAGAATGCGCCGTAGTAACGCAGCCGTCCCCCCGGAGGGCGCGACTGCACAGTGCCTTTTTCGACCGTGATACCCTGGCGGTCGGTAGTGAGTGGAATGTTGGCGTCGAGTAAGCCACTGGCAGCGAAGTTTGTGGACTCCATTTCACGGGCAAGGGCGCCGATCGCCAGCCCGGTAAACTGGAGTTGCGAGTTTCGCTCCTCGCCTTGGATGTTCCATACCAGGCTGTTGGATGTCAGTGCGCCTTCCAGCAGCTCTGCCGAGAAGTCGCCCAGTGTGAGATCCCCCGTCTCACTCAGCGATAACGCAAAATGGACGTTTTTGATCGCGATGCCTGTATCCACCTGCTCGATGGAAATGGGCGTGGGCTGCGCGGTCGCCCAATGGCCATTGATGGGTTTCAGGGCAACATTTCCGTTGATGCCCACCGCAAAGCTGCTGTTGTACTGTAGCGCCGTATCCTTCAATTGAATATTGAGGTGGTCTCTGTTGACACCGGGCCAGTGGAATTGACCGTCGGCTTTTATTGATCCTTCCACAAGATCGATGGGAAGGCCTTCTATTGCACTGGACAGCGGATGCTTTGGTGAAAATGTGCTTTCCGGGATACGCGCCTGAAGACTGCCCTGAGCGTCTAACAGATTGTGCTCCCAGGTCATGTGCAGAGTCAGTGGTCCGGCAGTAATCGCGTTTGTGCCGGACAATGTCTGGTCGCGGAATGCCAGCTTCCCGTTGACCGACATCGTACTCTCGTATTGGTCAAGGCCCCGAATACTGAGCTTCTCACCGCGAAAAGCGGTTTCGACACTGAATTTCTGTGGCTGCTCGCGCTCACGGGTCAATGACAGGTCGTCCAGGAAGATGAGCCCCTGCAGTCGATTGTCGTCCATTCGCAGAGGGTCCAGGCTTATTGCTATCTGTGGAGCGCTACAACGAGTGCGTCCCTCTCGGAGCGTGCAGCTGGTCTGTTGCGCGAACAGTTCCGGGTTTTGCAGGGAGAGCGCCTCGGCGCTCATCGTGTCTGCGGTGAGATCGAATGCGCTTAATCCAATCTTCAGAGTGTGGTCTTCTGCCGTACTGAGCGCGATTTGCTCCAGCGACAGGTGTGCCCCGGCGACGCTTGCTTTGGCGGCACCCAATGTCAGCTCACCAAGCGTGGCTTCTGCCCGGAGCGAGCAATTCAGCTGGGGAAGCCCGGTGCACTGAATGTCGTTGAACTGGCCGCTCACGACTGCCGGCTCGGCAGCGGACACGAGTAGAGAAGTGGGTTGTGCCAGTACCGATAATGCCGGCAGGGACAGGCTCATGGGGCCGGGCAGTTTGGGTGCGGACAGTTGCACTGGACTGTGACCTGTAGCCTGTATCCAGGCGCTTTTCCATTGAATAGCGTGCAACGGATTTGCATCGGAGGGCGGCGTGTAGTGGAAGGTAATGGCATCGCTTAACGTCACTTCCGCGACGAAATGATCAATTGCGAATTTCTCTTGCTGCGCGAAAAGGCCGTCAATACCGGGTAGATAAAACCCGCCGGTAATGGTCTGTGTACCCTGTGCGTGAGCGATGGGTAGTTCAATGCCGAGGGTCCGCCAGCGTTCGGTATTCCGGAGCCGGAATATTTGGGCAAGGTGTGTACGTCCGGTGAAGCCGACACGGGGAATGTTACCCTCGGTCGCAAAAGTAACATCACTTTCGAACAGCGGCGCAGGACTATGGTTTGACTCCGGCGCCAGGGAAGCGCGAATGCGTGTTTCTCCTGCGATGGACGCAGCCGATAGCGGTACCAGGGAGTGCAGTTCTATATTGACCGGATTGATGGCCGAAAAATACAAGAGAATGGGCATCCCCAGAATGTCATCGGGTAAACGCATCGACAGCCCCTGGGAGCGGATGGACGCGCGGACCTGCGTGAGGTCAGTGGCCTGGGAAGGCTGATTCGGCAGTGAACCCGCGACCTCAAGTGCCAGCTGTCCCTTCACCGAATCCGGGTACTCGAGCCAGGTCTTCAGACGCGTTCCGTGAATGCCGGCTTTATCGAGAAGTTCCGGTAGACGTTCCGCCTCCAACGTCAATTGCGTCGCAATTTGCCACCTGGTCTTCGCGGTATCTGCTGCGGAAGGCTCTCCCCGGGAAAGCCCGGCTTCCAGTTGTGCGATGGGTTGATTGTGCTCAGTGAAACTGAGTGTCAACAGCGCAGAGTCGTTGCTGGTTTCAACGCCGAGATTCAGCGCACACTGAACGCACTGCGAAGCTTGTAGTCTGCCCCTCAGTTGGCCAGCTTCTGGCTGCTCCGCGATAAAGGAAAGGTGTCCCGCCAGTAGGTCCGGCCACCGTATCTCTGTCAGTGTCAGTTTGTGTAGCGGCAGATGACGCAGGCGAGCCAGCAGGTCAGCGATCGAACCCTGCTGGGGTGTCTTTTCGCTGGTTTGATCTCGAGCAGATGAAGATTGTGTGTCTGTCTTAGTGTCGTCACCCGGTGGCACAGGTGCTGGAGCATCTTTGGCACTCGCCCCGGCACTTCCAGCTCTGCCCGGTGAGCCGGGTGCGGGGGCGATAGAAACCCGGGCAATGGAGAGCTCCGACCTGGCCGGTGGGGGATTGGGGCGGGAGATTGTCAGTGTGTGGATGAGTGCGGTCAGCTCCGTAATGCGAATACCATGCAAGTGAATGGTGTACTGATCGTCTGACGTCAGAGTGAGACGTTGAATATCCGCGCGAACGCCCCGGTTGGTGTGCGCCAGGGTAAAACCGTCTAGCCCGGTAACAGACAGGCCGTCCAGCTGACGGCTTATCAGTGCCGGAACCCAGAAATATCGCGTGACCCAGAGACTTGCTGCGAGCAGAGCCAGAGCGGCCGCTGAAATCGCGGCCAATTTAACGATACGGGACACAAGACGCACATATACCTCGGTTGACCGGCCTGTCTAATACGGAGAGACTTGCTCTGAGAATAACGATAGGAACAGTAATTGTGAAACTCGAGATGACAGTTTTTATCTCCCGTCTGGCCCGCAATGGTTCAGCAGCTTCGTTGCAAAGCGGCCGCAGGTATAGAAGTTGGTGCACGGCAACCGCAGCAATGCGTGCCATTGGTGCATTTGTCGCCACGCTGGCGTTCAGCGCCGGTGTATATGGGTATGACCGCGTTAACGGAGAGGGGTTCGCCAGCCGCTCTCCTGTACTGGCTACCCAGGGGATGGCTGCCACCAGCCAGCCGCTCGCGACTCAGGTGGCTCTGGATATCCTCAAACAGGGTGGCAGTGCGGTTGATGCTGCCATTGCTGCCAACGCGGTGCAGGGGCTGATGGAGCCAACCGGTAACGGGATAGGTGGTGACCTGTTTGCCATTGTCTGGAGTGCTGAAGATAAAAAGCTCCACGGTTTGAATGCCAGCGGCCGCTCGCCAAAGCCTCTGCCATTCGAGTATTTTGCCGACAATAATCTGGAGAAAATCCCGTCTCATGGTCCACTGCCGGTGTCCGTGCCCGGTGCAGTGGACGGCTGGTTCGCATTGCACGAGAAATTTGGTCGGTTGCCTATGGAGCAGCTGCTGGCACCGGCAATCCGATACGC includes these proteins:
- a CDS encoding YnbE family lipoprotein, with product MKQSGIFKRLAVCGVLLFGGMVTAACTPTVAVQAPSEPITVNLNVKIEHEIRVRVDKELDDLFEDKEGIF
- the ispF gene encoding 2-C-methyl-D-erythritol 2,4-cyclodiphosphate synthase yields the protein MSLRIGQGIDVHAFGPGDHIVLGGVTIPHEQGLVAHSDGDVLLHALADALLGALALGDIGQHFPDTDDAYAGADSRVLLRHVISLIEQQGYRLVNADATLIAQAPKMAPHIDAMRANIAEDCQVSADAVSVKATTSEKLGFTGRKEGIAAQAVVLLETVS
- a CDS encoding YdbL family protein — translated: MKKLLSGLLGLTLLIALPASALSLKEAQSKGLVGEANSGYIAVVQDGTPEVEKLVAEVNNKRKREYAAIAKRNNIDINQVAARAAEKLEARLSKGEYYQDNLGRWKQK
- the rpoS gene encoding RNA polymerase sigma factor RpoS; amino-acid sequence: MEAQRHDHLDIGARAELSPEAMDQEESIKESKTSRSRSKTAKKSSETISPKKTTTTTAKSASQKTPSRKLEDSHGQKNLDATQLYLNEIGFSPLLTAEEEVYYARKALRGDAAARKRMIESNLRLVVKIARRYVSRGLALLDLIEEGNLGLIRAVEKFDPERGFRFSTYATWWIRQTIERAIMNQTRTIRLPIHVVKELNVYLRASRELAQKLDHEPTAEEIANLLEKPVEDVERMLGLNERVTSVDTPIGPSSEKTLVDTIPDQQESDPAELLQDTDLFDSINRWLGELPDKQCEVVSRRFGLRGYEASTLEEVGREIGLTRERVRQIQVDALKRLREVMESQGLDGMSLFANL
- a CDS encoding protein-L-isoaspartate(D-aspartate) O-methyltransferase → MDRFRHEGLGMTSQRTRNRLIQRLREEGISSEEVLDVMASTPRHLFLDEALAIRAYEDTALPIGYGQTISQPYIVARMTELLMSRAPSRARVLEVGAGSGYQTAILARLVDKLYSVERVEPLLVKARQRMRELGIFNVEMRLSSGGFGWPEQGPFDAILCAAAPATVPDELREQLAPGGVLVMPVGSESQYLTIVTRREEGDRYDVEKAEPVRFVPLLSGVVR
- the truD gene encoding tRNA pseudouridine(13) synthase TruD — translated: MTELPQTWNLNWPRALGGTAIQADFRSAPEDFVVDELAAPEAGEGEHVYLHIRKRGANTGYVAQQLAQLAGVQSNDVGFFGLKDRHAVTTQWFSVWLAQKPEPDWQRLNNDEFQVLQHFRGARKLRRGEHLANRFQIRLRNVTGDSTAAEQVLEQIPNGVPNYFGEQRFGHNGGNLDLVEKAIADQQAGQRRRMPRNQKAFALSAARSWLFNQVLAERIGQGNWQSSIEGEPDAEPSGPLWGRGRNAAAGEQLALEEGAMFPWKPWQDWLEHGGLSQERRSLVLVPQGFTWEWQQQEGRKDLVLSFVLPPGTFATALLRELADLANQVAVAIK
- a CDS encoding peptidoglycan DD-metalloendopeptidase family protein, which encodes MKRRNIRHFKDRFFAFGRGILCLCPFFRGSRLLVLCASILMVSCTSNLAPTTSLNQPPSQKIQHHTVSKGETLYSIAWRYGRDFKELAAINRIAAPYRIFPGQRLALTGRVPAPVRTQPVKQARTPKKVTRKTVVSPKKIPAKVVKKSSISDRNNFDIKWHWPVRGRILARYQANNPLRKGVDIAGKKGESVQAAADGTVIYAGSALRGYGKLLIIKHSEEFLSAYAHNDKLLVGEGAKIRAGQRIAELGSSGTDRDMLHFEIRKNGQPVDPLVYLP
- a CDS encoding DUF368 domain-containing protein — translated: MREDAQDMKPGSETHHRGSIWQSRYWGIGARGLAMGAADVVPGVSGGTIAFITGIYQELLDSLSKIGPQSVATLYKEGIAATWRQMNGSFLLALFAGILVSIFSLAKLISFLLENHPILVWGFFFGLILASTVPIARRVANWRWPSWMALIAGVALAILVSEMRPTEIAATPYTLFFSGALAISAMILPGISGSFILLMIGIYPQVIAAVHQLQISALIWFAAGAGCGLLLFSRLLSWLMRRFPSVTLSFLVGVLLGSLKIVWPWKLADSATGALINAKLAPALANVSPWEFAEVSGQPSYFMGSALAAMAAVVLVLSIEWLNSRFVGKDLQR
- a CDS encoding intermembrane phospholipid transport protein YdbH family protein; amino-acid sequence: MSRIVKLAAISAAALALLAASLWVTRYFWVPALISRQLDGLSVTGLDGFTLAHTNRGVRADIQRLTLTSDDQYTIHLHGIRITELTALIHTLTISRPNPPPARSELSIARVSIAPAPGSPGRAGSAGASAKDAPAPVPPGDDTKTDTQSSSARDQTSEKTPQQGSIADLLARLRHLPLHKLTLTEIRWPDLLAGHLSFIAEQPEAGQLRGRLQASQCVQCALNLGVETSNDSALLTLSFTEHNQPIAQLEAGLSRGEPSAADTAKTRWQIATQLTLEAERLPELLDKAGIHGTRLKTWLEYPDSVKGQLALEVAGSLPNQPSQATDLTQVRASIRSQGLSMRLPDDILGMPILLYFSAINPVNIELHSLVPLSAASIAGETRIRASLAPESNHSPAPLFESDVTFATEGNIPRVGFTGRTHLAQIFRLRNTERWRTLGIELPIAHAQGTQTITGGFYLPGIDGLFAQQEKFAIDHFVAEVTLSDAITFHYTPPSDANPLHAIQWKSAWIQATGHSPVQLSAPKLPGPMSLSLPALSVLAQPTSLLVSAAEPAVVSGQFNDIQCTGLPQLNCSLRAEATLGELTLGAAKASVAGAHLSLEQIALSTAEDHTLKIGLSAFDLTADTMSAEALSLQNPELFAQQTSCTLREGRTRCSAPQIAISLDPLRMDDNRLQGLIFLDDLSLTREREQPQKFSVETAFRGEKLSIRGLDQYESTMSVNGKLAFRDQTLSGTNAITAGPLTLHMTWEHNLLDAQGSLQARIPESTFSPKHPLSSAIEGLPIDLVEGSIKADGQFHWPGVNRDHLNIQLKDTALQYNSSFAVGINGNVALKPINGHWATAQPTPISIEQVDTGIAIKNVHFALSLSETGDLTLGDFSAELLEGALTSNSLVWNIQGEERNSQLQFTGLAIGALAREMESTNFAASGLLDANIPLTTDRQGITVEKGTVQSRPPGGRLRYYGAFSPSMLGSNPQLKLLAGALEDYNYRDIHGTIDYPLSGGLTLNLKLTGRSKAIDANRDLIINLNLENNIPSMLRSLQASRDLTDVLEREIQ